The following proteins come from a genomic window of Meles meles chromosome 1, mMelMel3.1 paternal haplotype, whole genome shotgun sequence:
- the ADAMTSL4 gene encoding ADAMTS-like protein 4 isoform X4: MERWAGRPQLCLMLLLSLPELCLDQEVLSGHSLQTPPEEGQGPEGVWGPWEQWASCSQPCGVGVQRRSRTCQLPTAQLYQGLPFPPRPPRHPEALLPRGQSPRPQTSRETLPLYRPQPRGRGGPRRGPASQLGRTETREIPGARRSRVRDPIKPGMFGYGRVPFALPLHRNRRHPRRLPRAETSQTSDLPSLTPRTEPFSTNHTAQIQLPPPELSARPPHPPAEPPSPETTQTEVPVPTQPHPKAQASGTEPSSSIPYPEESSSFHVSPQPRMPDSQGSASLQVAERYPNPFLSVPRGRSHQEHWKPGGNLHGSLMEPAPHYPDGWLPLLSDGPHSSSLWSLFAPNSPVPRCSGESEQLRACSQAPCPPEQPDPRALQCAAFDSQEFMGQLYQWEPFTEVQGSQRCELNCRPRGFRFYVRHTEKVQDGTLCQPGALDICVAGRCLSPGCDGILGSGRHPDGCGVCGGDDSTCHLVSGNLTDRGGPLGYQKILSIPAGATQLQIAQLRPSSNYLALRGPGGQSIINGNWAVDPPGSYTASGTVFLYNRPSREEGKGESLSAKGPTTQPVDVYVIFQEENPGIFYQYIISSVLPDLGSTTPEPHFPQLQPEILRVEPPPASMPRPARTPGTLQRQVRIPQMHAPLHPRTPLGSPAGYWKRVGHSECSASCGKGVWRPVFLCISRESGEELDEHSCAMGARPPAPLEPCHGPPCPPYWEAGEWTSCSRSCGPGTQHRQLRCRQEFGGGGSSVPPERCGHLPRPNATQSCQLRLCGHWEVRSPWSQCSVRCGRGQRSRQVRCVGSNGDEVSEKECASGPPRPPSREACDMGPCTTAWFHSDWSSKCSAECGTGIQRRSVVCLGSGESRGVGQEEAGAGTTEQSCALGSRPPDMRACSLGPCEMTWCWYTGPWAECSSECGSGTQRRDIICVSKLGTEFNVTSPSNCSHLPRPPALQPCQGQDCQDRWFSTPWSPCSRSCQGGIQTREVQCLTTNQTLSVRCPPHLRPSRKRPCNSQPCSQRPDDQCKDSSPHCPLVVQARLCVYPYYTATCCRSCAHVLERSSPEPA; the protein is encoded by the exons ATGGAGAGGTGGGCGGGCAG GCCTCAGTTGTGTCTGATgctgcttctgtccctccctgaGCTCTGCCTGGATCAGGAG GTGTTGTCTGGACACTCTCTTCAGACACCCCCCGAGGAGGGTCAGGGCCCTGAGGGTGTCTGGGGTCCTTGGGAGCAGTGGGCCTCTTGCTCCCAGCCCTGTGGAGTTGGGGTACAACGCAGGAGCCGGACGTGTCAGCTCCCTACAGCTCAACTCTACCAGGGCCTGCCCTTCCCACCCCGGCCCCCAAGACATCCAGAAGCCCTGCTCCCCCGGGGTCAGAGTCCCAGACCTCAGACTTCCCGAGAAACCCTCCCCCTGTACAGGCCACAGCCTCGGGGAAGAGGTGGCCCACGTCGAGGTCCTGCTTCCCAACTAGGGAGAACAGAAACCCGGGAGATTCCAGGAGCTCGGCG GTCCCGTGTTCGAGACCCCATCAAGCCAGGAATGTTTGGTTACGGGAGAGTGCCCTTTGCTTTGCCACTGCATCGTAACCGCAGGCACCCCCGGAGACTGCCCAGAGCTGAGACCTCCCAGACCTCAGATCTTCCATCCCTGACTCCAAGAACAGAACCATTCTCCACAAACCACACAGCTCAAATTCAGCTCCCTCCTCCAGAACTTTCTGcccgccccccacaccccccagcagAACCCCCAAGCCCTGAAACTACTCAGACAGAAGTGCCTGTCCCCACGCAGCCCCACCCCAAAGCCCAGGCCTCTGGCACAGAGCCCTCCTCATCCATCCCCTACCCAGAAGAAAGTAGCTCCTTCCATGTGTCCCCTCAGCCAAGAATGCCAGATTCTCAGGGTTCGGCCAGTCTCCAGGTGGCTGAGAGATACCCTaatcctttcctttctgtccctCGGGGCAGAAGCCACCAGGAGCACTGGAAACCTGGGGGAAATCTTCATGGGTCCCTCATGGAGCCTGCCCCCCACTATCCAGATGGCTGGTTGCCTCTGCTGAGTGATGGCCCCCACTCCAGTTCGCTGTGGAGCCTCTTTGCTCCCAATAGCCCTGTGCCGAGGTGTTCTGGGGAGAGTGAGCAGCTGAGAGCCTGCAGCCAAGCG CCCTGCCCCCCTGAGCAGCCAGACCCCCGGGCCCTGCAGTGTGCAGCCTTTGACTCCCAGGAGTTCATGGGCCAGCTCTACCAATGGGAGCCCTTTACCGAAG TTCAGGGTTCCCAGCGCTGTGAACTGAACTGCCGTCCCCGTGGCTTCCGTTTCTACGTCCGTCACACGGAAAAGGTCCAGGATGGGACCCTGTGTCAGCCTGGAGCACTAGATATCTGCGTGGCTGGACGCTGTCTG AGCCCCGGCTGTGATGGGATCCTCGGCTCTggcagacatccagatggctgtGGGGTCTGTGGAGGGGATGATTCCACCTGCCACCTCGTCTCAGGGAACCTCACAGATCGAGGGGGCCCTCTGGGCTATCAGAAGATCCTGTCAATTCCTGCCGGAGCCACGCAACTCCAGATTGCCCAGCTCCGGCCCAGCTCCAACTATCTCG CCCTTCGAGGCCCTGGGGGCCAGTCCATCATCAATGGAAACTGGGCCGTGGATCCCCCTGGGTCCTACACAGCCAGTGGGACTGTCTTCCTGTATAACCGGCCTTCACGAGAGGAGGGCAAGGGGGAGAGTCTATCAGCCAAAGGTCCTACGACCCAGCCTGTGGATGTCTAC GTGATCTTTCAGGAGGAGAACCCAGGCATTTTTTATCAGTATATTATCTCCTCAGTTCTTCCAGACCTTGGGAGCACCACCCCAGAGCCCCACTTCCCCCAACTCCAGCCAG AGATTTTGAGGGTGGAGCCCCCACCCGCTTCGATGCCCCGCCCTGCCCGGACCCCAGGCACCCTCCAGCGTCAGGTGCGGATCCCCCAGATGCATGCtccactccatcccaggacaccccTGGGGTCTCCAGCTGGATACTGGAAGCGAGTGGGACACTCGGAGTGCTCAGCATCCTGCGGAAAAG GTGTTTGGCGCCCTGTCTTCCTCTGCATTTCTCGTGAGTCAGGGGAGGAGCTGGATGAACACAGCTGTGCCATGGGCgccaggcccccagcccccctGGAGCCCTGCCATGGTCCTCCATGCCCCCCATA CTGGGAGGCAGGCGAGTGGACGTCCTGCAGCCGCTCCTGTGGCCCCGGCACCCAGCACCGCCAGCTGCGCTGCCGCCAGGAGTTTGGGGGTGGTGGCTCCTCGGTGCCTCCCGAGCGCTGTGGACACCTCCCCCGGCCCAATGCCACCCAGTCCTGTCAGCTGCGCCTCTGTGGCCACTGGGAGGTTCGCTCCCCCTGGAGCCAG TGCTCAGTGCGGTGCGGGCGGGGCCAGAGGAGCCGGCAGGTCCGCTGTGTGGGGAGCAACGGTGATGAAGTGAGCGAGAAGGAGTGTGCGTCGGGCCCTCCGCGGCCCCCCAGCAGAGAGGCCTGTGACATGGGGCCCTGTACCACAGCCTGGTTCCACAGCGACTGGAGCTCCAAG TGCTCAGCGGAGTGTGGGACAGGAATCCAGCGACGGTCTGTGGTCTGCCTTGGGAGTGGGGAGTCCCGTGGGGTGggccaggaggaagcaggagctgGGACCACTGAACAGAGCTGTGCACTGGGAAGCCGTCCCCCGGACATGCGTGCCTGCAGCTTGGGACCCTGTGAGATGACGTGGTGCTGGTACACGGGGCCCTGGGCCGAG TGCTCCTCAGAATGTGGCTCTGGCACACAGCGTAGAGACATCATCTGTGTATCCAAACTGGGTACGGAGTTCAACGTGACTTCTCCCAGCAACTGCTCCCACCTGCCTAGGCCCCCTGCCCTGCAGCCCTGTCAGGGGCAGGACTGCCAGGACCGATGGTTTTCTACGCCCTGGAGTCCG TGCTCTCGCTCCTGCCAGGGGGGTATTCAGACGAGGGAGGTCCAGTGTTTGACCACCAACCAGACCCTCAGCGTCCGATGCCCTCCTCACCTGCGGCCCTCCAGGAAACGACCTTGTAACAGCCAGCCCTGCAGCCAGCGCCCCG ATGATCAATGCAAGGACAGCTCTCCACATTGCCCCCTGGTGGTACAGGCCCGTCTCTGCGTCTATCCCTACTACACAGCCACCTGTTGCCGCTCTTGTGCCCATGTCCTGGAGCGTTCTTCCCCAGAGCCTGCCTGA
- the ADAMTSL4 gene encoding ADAMTS-like protein 4 isoform X2 → MCAPVTPVNPGAGAQGIEGEAMERWAGRPQLCLMLLLSLPELCLDQEVLSGHSLQTPPEEGQGPEGVWGPWEQWASCSQPCGVGVQRRSRTCQLPTAQLYQGLPFPPRPPRHPEALLPRGQSPRPQTSRETLPLYRPQPRGRGGPRRGPASQLGRTETREIPGARRSRVRDPIKPGMFGYGRVPFALPLHRNRRHPRRLPRAETSQTSDLPSLTPRTEPFSTNHTAQIQLPPPELSARPPHPPAEPPSPETTQTEVPVPTQPHPKAQASGTEPSSSIPYPEESSSFHVSPQPRMPDSQGSASLQVAERYPNPFLSVPRGRSHQEHWKPGGNLHGSLMEPAPHYPDGWLPLLSDGPHSSSLWSLFAPNSPVPRCSGESEQLRACSQAPCPPEQPDPRALQCAAFDSQEFMGQLYQWEPFTEVQGSQRCELNCRPRGFRFYVRHTEKVQDGTLCQPGALDICVAGRCLSPGCDGILGSGRHPDGCGVCGGDDSTCHLVSGNLTDRGGPLGYQKILSIPAGATQLQIAQLRPSSNYLALRGPGGQSIINGNWAVDPPGSYTASGTVFLYNRPSREEGKGESLSAKGPTTQPVDVYVIFQEENPGIFYQYIISSVLPDLGSTTPEPHFPQLQPEILRVEPPPASMPRPARTPGTLQRQVRIPQMHAPLHPRTPLGSPAGYWKRVGHSECSASCGKGVWRPVFLCISRESGEELDEHSCAMGARPPAPLEPCHGPPCPPYWEAGEWTSCSRSCGPGTQHRQLRCRQEFGGGGSSVPPERCGHLPRPNATQSCQLRLCGHWEVRSPWSQCSVRCGRGQRSRQVRCVGSNGDEVSEKECASGPPRPPSREACDMGPCTTAWFHSDWSSKCSAECGTGIQRRSVVCLGSGESRGVGQEEAGAGTTEQSCALGSRPPDMRACSLGPCEMTWCWYTGPWAECSSECGSGTQRRDIICVSKLGTEFNVTSPSNCSHLPRPPALQPCQGQDCQDRWFSTPWSPCSRSCQGGIQTREVQCLTTNQTLSVRCPPHLRPSRKRPCNSQPCSQRPDDQCKDSSPHCPLVVQARLCVYPYYTATCCRSCAHVLERSSPEPA, encoded by the exons ATGTGTGCCCCTGTCACTCCCGTAAATCCAGGAGCTGGG GCCCAGGGCATCGAGGGAGAAGCGATGGAGAGGTGGGCGGGCAG GCCTCAGTTGTGTCTGATgctgcttctgtccctccctgaGCTCTGCCTGGATCAGGAG GTGTTGTCTGGACACTCTCTTCAGACACCCCCCGAGGAGGGTCAGGGCCCTGAGGGTGTCTGGGGTCCTTGGGAGCAGTGGGCCTCTTGCTCCCAGCCCTGTGGAGTTGGGGTACAACGCAGGAGCCGGACGTGTCAGCTCCCTACAGCTCAACTCTACCAGGGCCTGCCCTTCCCACCCCGGCCCCCAAGACATCCAGAAGCCCTGCTCCCCCGGGGTCAGAGTCCCAGACCTCAGACTTCCCGAGAAACCCTCCCCCTGTACAGGCCACAGCCTCGGGGAAGAGGTGGCCCACGTCGAGGTCCTGCTTCCCAACTAGGGAGAACAGAAACCCGGGAGATTCCAGGAGCTCGGCG GTCCCGTGTTCGAGACCCCATCAAGCCAGGAATGTTTGGTTACGGGAGAGTGCCCTTTGCTTTGCCACTGCATCGTAACCGCAGGCACCCCCGGAGACTGCCCAGAGCTGAGACCTCCCAGACCTCAGATCTTCCATCCCTGACTCCAAGAACAGAACCATTCTCCACAAACCACACAGCTCAAATTCAGCTCCCTCCTCCAGAACTTTCTGcccgccccccacaccccccagcagAACCCCCAAGCCCTGAAACTACTCAGACAGAAGTGCCTGTCCCCACGCAGCCCCACCCCAAAGCCCAGGCCTCTGGCACAGAGCCCTCCTCATCCATCCCCTACCCAGAAGAAAGTAGCTCCTTCCATGTGTCCCCTCAGCCAAGAATGCCAGATTCTCAGGGTTCGGCCAGTCTCCAGGTGGCTGAGAGATACCCTaatcctttcctttctgtccctCGGGGCAGAAGCCACCAGGAGCACTGGAAACCTGGGGGAAATCTTCATGGGTCCCTCATGGAGCCTGCCCCCCACTATCCAGATGGCTGGTTGCCTCTGCTGAGTGATGGCCCCCACTCCAGTTCGCTGTGGAGCCTCTTTGCTCCCAATAGCCCTGTGCCGAGGTGTTCTGGGGAGAGTGAGCAGCTGAGAGCCTGCAGCCAAGCG CCCTGCCCCCCTGAGCAGCCAGACCCCCGGGCCCTGCAGTGTGCAGCCTTTGACTCCCAGGAGTTCATGGGCCAGCTCTACCAATGGGAGCCCTTTACCGAAG TTCAGGGTTCCCAGCGCTGTGAACTGAACTGCCGTCCCCGTGGCTTCCGTTTCTACGTCCGTCACACGGAAAAGGTCCAGGATGGGACCCTGTGTCAGCCTGGAGCACTAGATATCTGCGTGGCTGGACGCTGTCTG AGCCCCGGCTGTGATGGGATCCTCGGCTCTggcagacatccagatggctgtGGGGTCTGTGGAGGGGATGATTCCACCTGCCACCTCGTCTCAGGGAACCTCACAGATCGAGGGGGCCCTCTGGGCTATCAGAAGATCCTGTCAATTCCTGCCGGAGCCACGCAACTCCAGATTGCCCAGCTCCGGCCCAGCTCCAACTATCTCG CCCTTCGAGGCCCTGGGGGCCAGTCCATCATCAATGGAAACTGGGCCGTGGATCCCCCTGGGTCCTACACAGCCAGTGGGACTGTCTTCCTGTATAACCGGCCTTCACGAGAGGAGGGCAAGGGGGAGAGTCTATCAGCCAAAGGTCCTACGACCCAGCCTGTGGATGTCTAC GTGATCTTTCAGGAGGAGAACCCAGGCATTTTTTATCAGTATATTATCTCCTCAGTTCTTCCAGACCTTGGGAGCACCACCCCAGAGCCCCACTTCCCCCAACTCCAGCCAG AGATTTTGAGGGTGGAGCCCCCACCCGCTTCGATGCCCCGCCCTGCCCGGACCCCAGGCACCCTCCAGCGTCAGGTGCGGATCCCCCAGATGCATGCtccactccatcccaggacaccccTGGGGTCTCCAGCTGGATACTGGAAGCGAGTGGGACACTCGGAGTGCTCAGCATCCTGCGGAAAAG GTGTTTGGCGCCCTGTCTTCCTCTGCATTTCTCGTGAGTCAGGGGAGGAGCTGGATGAACACAGCTGTGCCATGGGCgccaggcccccagcccccctGGAGCCCTGCCATGGTCCTCCATGCCCCCCATA CTGGGAGGCAGGCGAGTGGACGTCCTGCAGCCGCTCCTGTGGCCCCGGCACCCAGCACCGCCAGCTGCGCTGCCGCCAGGAGTTTGGGGGTGGTGGCTCCTCGGTGCCTCCCGAGCGCTGTGGACACCTCCCCCGGCCCAATGCCACCCAGTCCTGTCAGCTGCGCCTCTGTGGCCACTGGGAGGTTCGCTCCCCCTGGAGCCAG TGCTCAGTGCGGTGCGGGCGGGGCCAGAGGAGCCGGCAGGTCCGCTGTGTGGGGAGCAACGGTGATGAAGTGAGCGAGAAGGAGTGTGCGTCGGGCCCTCCGCGGCCCCCCAGCAGAGAGGCCTGTGACATGGGGCCCTGTACCACAGCCTGGTTCCACAGCGACTGGAGCTCCAAG TGCTCAGCGGAGTGTGGGACAGGAATCCAGCGACGGTCTGTGGTCTGCCTTGGGAGTGGGGAGTCCCGTGGGGTGggccaggaggaagcaggagctgGGACCACTGAACAGAGCTGTGCACTGGGAAGCCGTCCCCCGGACATGCGTGCCTGCAGCTTGGGACCCTGTGAGATGACGTGGTGCTGGTACACGGGGCCCTGGGCCGAG TGCTCCTCAGAATGTGGCTCTGGCACACAGCGTAGAGACATCATCTGTGTATCCAAACTGGGTACGGAGTTCAACGTGACTTCTCCCAGCAACTGCTCCCACCTGCCTAGGCCCCCTGCCCTGCAGCCCTGTCAGGGGCAGGACTGCCAGGACCGATGGTTTTCTACGCCCTGGAGTCCG TGCTCTCGCTCCTGCCAGGGGGGTATTCAGACGAGGGAGGTCCAGTGTTTGACCACCAACCAGACCCTCAGCGTCCGATGCCCTCCTCACCTGCGGCCCTCCAGGAAACGACCTTGTAACAGCCAGCCCTGCAGCCAGCGCCCCG ATGATCAATGCAAGGACAGCTCTCCACATTGCCCCCTGGTGGTACAGGCCCGTCTCTGCGTCTATCCCTACTACACAGCCACCTGTTGCCGCTCTTGTGCCCATGTCCTGGAGCGTTCTTCCCCAGAGCCTGCCTGA
- the ADAMTSL4 gene encoding ADAMTS-like protein 4 isoform X1, protein MCAPVTPVNPGAGAQGIEGEAMERWAGRPQLCLMLLLSLPELCLDQEVRQGPEVLSGHSLQTPPEEGQGPEGVWGPWEQWASCSQPCGVGVQRRSRTCQLPTAQLYQGLPFPPRPPRHPEALLPRGQSPRPQTSRETLPLYRPQPRGRGGPRRGPASQLGRTETREIPGARRSRVRDPIKPGMFGYGRVPFALPLHRNRRHPRRLPRAETSQTSDLPSLTPRTEPFSTNHTAQIQLPPPELSARPPHPPAEPPSPETTQTEVPVPTQPHPKAQASGTEPSSSIPYPEESSSFHVSPQPRMPDSQGSASLQVAERYPNPFLSVPRGRSHQEHWKPGGNLHGSLMEPAPHYPDGWLPLLSDGPHSSSLWSLFAPNSPVPRCSGESEQLRACSQAPCPPEQPDPRALQCAAFDSQEFMGQLYQWEPFTEVQGSQRCELNCRPRGFRFYVRHTEKVQDGTLCQPGALDICVAGRCLSPGCDGILGSGRHPDGCGVCGGDDSTCHLVSGNLTDRGGPLGYQKILSIPAGATQLQIAQLRPSSNYLALRGPGGQSIINGNWAVDPPGSYTASGTVFLYNRPSREEGKGESLSAKGPTTQPVDVYVIFQEENPGIFYQYIISSVLPDLGSTTPEPHFPQLQPEILRVEPPPASMPRPARTPGTLQRQVRIPQMHAPLHPRTPLGSPAGYWKRVGHSECSASCGKGVWRPVFLCISRESGEELDEHSCAMGARPPAPLEPCHGPPCPPYWEAGEWTSCSRSCGPGTQHRQLRCRQEFGGGGSSVPPERCGHLPRPNATQSCQLRLCGHWEVRSPWSQCSVRCGRGQRSRQVRCVGSNGDEVSEKECASGPPRPPSREACDMGPCTTAWFHSDWSSKCSAECGTGIQRRSVVCLGSGESRGVGQEEAGAGTTEQSCALGSRPPDMRACSLGPCEMTWCWYTGPWAECSSECGSGTQRRDIICVSKLGTEFNVTSPSNCSHLPRPPALQPCQGQDCQDRWFSTPWSPCSRSCQGGIQTREVQCLTTNQTLSVRCPPHLRPSRKRPCNSQPCSQRPDDQCKDSSPHCPLVVQARLCVYPYYTATCCRSCAHVLERSSPEPA, encoded by the exons ATGTGTGCCCCTGTCACTCCCGTAAATCCAGGAGCTGGG GCCCAGGGCATCGAGGGAGAAGCGATGGAGAGGTGGGCGGGCAG GCCTCAGTTGTGTCTGATgctgcttctgtccctccctgaGCTCTGCCTGGATCAGGAGGTGCGCCAGGGACCAGAG GTGTTGTCTGGACACTCTCTTCAGACACCCCCCGAGGAGGGTCAGGGCCCTGAGGGTGTCTGGGGTCCTTGGGAGCAGTGGGCCTCTTGCTCCCAGCCCTGTGGAGTTGGGGTACAACGCAGGAGCCGGACGTGTCAGCTCCCTACAGCTCAACTCTACCAGGGCCTGCCCTTCCCACCCCGGCCCCCAAGACATCCAGAAGCCCTGCTCCCCCGGGGTCAGAGTCCCAGACCTCAGACTTCCCGAGAAACCCTCCCCCTGTACAGGCCACAGCCTCGGGGAAGAGGTGGCCCACGTCGAGGTCCTGCTTCCCAACTAGGGAGAACAGAAACCCGGGAGATTCCAGGAGCTCGGCG GTCCCGTGTTCGAGACCCCATCAAGCCAGGAATGTTTGGTTACGGGAGAGTGCCCTTTGCTTTGCCACTGCATCGTAACCGCAGGCACCCCCGGAGACTGCCCAGAGCTGAGACCTCCCAGACCTCAGATCTTCCATCCCTGACTCCAAGAACAGAACCATTCTCCACAAACCACACAGCTCAAATTCAGCTCCCTCCTCCAGAACTTTCTGcccgccccccacaccccccagcagAACCCCCAAGCCCTGAAACTACTCAGACAGAAGTGCCTGTCCCCACGCAGCCCCACCCCAAAGCCCAGGCCTCTGGCACAGAGCCCTCCTCATCCATCCCCTACCCAGAAGAAAGTAGCTCCTTCCATGTGTCCCCTCAGCCAAGAATGCCAGATTCTCAGGGTTCGGCCAGTCTCCAGGTGGCTGAGAGATACCCTaatcctttcctttctgtccctCGGGGCAGAAGCCACCAGGAGCACTGGAAACCTGGGGGAAATCTTCATGGGTCCCTCATGGAGCCTGCCCCCCACTATCCAGATGGCTGGTTGCCTCTGCTGAGTGATGGCCCCCACTCCAGTTCGCTGTGGAGCCTCTTTGCTCCCAATAGCCCTGTGCCGAGGTGTTCTGGGGAGAGTGAGCAGCTGAGAGCCTGCAGCCAAGCG CCCTGCCCCCCTGAGCAGCCAGACCCCCGGGCCCTGCAGTGTGCAGCCTTTGACTCCCAGGAGTTCATGGGCCAGCTCTACCAATGGGAGCCCTTTACCGAAG TTCAGGGTTCCCAGCGCTGTGAACTGAACTGCCGTCCCCGTGGCTTCCGTTTCTACGTCCGTCACACGGAAAAGGTCCAGGATGGGACCCTGTGTCAGCCTGGAGCACTAGATATCTGCGTGGCTGGACGCTGTCTG AGCCCCGGCTGTGATGGGATCCTCGGCTCTggcagacatccagatggctgtGGGGTCTGTGGAGGGGATGATTCCACCTGCCACCTCGTCTCAGGGAACCTCACAGATCGAGGGGGCCCTCTGGGCTATCAGAAGATCCTGTCAATTCCTGCCGGAGCCACGCAACTCCAGATTGCCCAGCTCCGGCCCAGCTCCAACTATCTCG CCCTTCGAGGCCCTGGGGGCCAGTCCATCATCAATGGAAACTGGGCCGTGGATCCCCCTGGGTCCTACACAGCCAGTGGGACTGTCTTCCTGTATAACCGGCCTTCACGAGAGGAGGGCAAGGGGGAGAGTCTATCAGCCAAAGGTCCTACGACCCAGCCTGTGGATGTCTAC GTGATCTTTCAGGAGGAGAACCCAGGCATTTTTTATCAGTATATTATCTCCTCAGTTCTTCCAGACCTTGGGAGCACCACCCCAGAGCCCCACTTCCCCCAACTCCAGCCAG AGATTTTGAGGGTGGAGCCCCCACCCGCTTCGATGCCCCGCCCTGCCCGGACCCCAGGCACCCTCCAGCGTCAGGTGCGGATCCCCCAGATGCATGCtccactccatcccaggacaccccTGGGGTCTCCAGCTGGATACTGGAAGCGAGTGGGACACTCGGAGTGCTCAGCATCCTGCGGAAAAG GTGTTTGGCGCCCTGTCTTCCTCTGCATTTCTCGTGAGTCAGGGGAGGAGCTGGATGAACACAGCTGTGCCATGGGCgccaggcccccagcccccctGGAGCCCTGCCATGGTCCTCCATGCCCCCCATA CTGGGAGGCAGGCGAGTGGACGTCCTGCAGCCGCTCCTGTGGCCCCGGCACCCAGCACCGCCAGCTGCGCTGCCGCCAGGAGTTTGGGGGTGGTGGCTCCTCGGTGCCTCCCGAGCGCTGTGGACACCTCCCCCGGCCCAATGCCACCCAGTCCTGTCAGCTGCGCCTCTGTGGCCACTGGGAGGTTCGCTCCCCCTGGAGCCAG TGCTCAGTGCGGTGCGGGCGGGGCCAGAGGAGCCGGCAGGTCCGCTGTGTGGGGAGCAACGGTGATGAAGTGAGCGAGAAGGAGTGTGCGTCGGGCCCTCCGCGGCCCCCCAGCAGAGAGGCCTGTGACATGGGGCCCTGTACCACAGCCTGGTTCCACAGCGACTGGAGCTCCAAG TGCTCAGCGGAGTGTGGGACAGGAATCCAGCGACGGTCTGTGGTCTGCCTTGGGAGTGGGGAGTCCCGTGGGGTGggccaggaggaagcaggagctgGGACCACTGAACAGAGCTGTGCACTGGGAAGCCGTCCCCCGGACATGCGTGCCTGCAGCTTGGGACCCTGTGAGATGACGTGGTGCTGGTACACGGGGCCCTGGGCCGAG TGCTCCTCAGAATGTGGCTCTGGCACACAGCGTAGAGACATCATCTGTGTATCCAAACTGGGTACGGAGTTCAACGTGACTTCTCCCAGCAACTGCTCCCACCTGCCTAGGCCCCCTGCCCTGCAGCCCTGTCAGGGGCAGGACTGCCAGGACCGATGGTTTTCTACGCCCTGGAGTCCG TGCTCTCGCTCCTGCCAGGGGGGTATTCAGACGAGGGAGGTCCAGTGTTTGACCACCAACCAGACCCTCAGCGTCCGATGCCCTCCTCACCTGCGGCCCTCCAGGAAACGACCTTGTAACAGCCAGCCCTGCAGCCAGCGCCCCG ATGATCAATGCAAGGACAGCTCTCCACATTGCCCCCTGGTGGTACAGGCCCGTCTCTGCGTCTATCCCTACTACACAGCCACCTGTTGCCGCTCTTGTGCCCATGTCCTGGAGCGTTCTTCCCCAGAGCCTGCCTGA